The Streptomyces sp. NBC_01381 genomic interval GCGGCCGCCCTGGAACGGGCCGCCGCCACCGCGCGCGGCATCGAGAGCGTGCTGCACGTGGGCTTCTCCAACCCGCTGACCGGCGAGATCGTGATGAAGGCGACGGAGGCGCTGCGCGCGAGCCACCCCGGTCTCGCCGTGGAGATCTGCGAGGTGCCGCTCTCCGATCCCTACGGGCAGCTGCGCAACGGCGAATTCGACGTCCAGCTCACGGAGTTCCCGGTCGAGGAGGCGGACCTGGGCGCCGGTCCCGCGCTGCTCGCGGAGGAGCGGGTCCTCGCGATCGCCGCGGGCCATCCGCTGGCCGGGCGGGACGCGGTGTCGCCCGAGGATCTGGCGGACGTGACGCTGCTGACGATCGCGGGCGATGTGCCCGAATACTGGCTGGAACACCATGTCCCGTCCCACACGCCGCTCGGCCGCCCGATCGCCCGCGGCCCCGGCGTGACCAACATGCAGGAGGCGCTGATGCTGGCCGCGGCCGGCAAGGGCGCGCTGCTCGCCCCCGCGCACACCGGTACGTACTACGCGCGACCTGGTGTCGCGTACGTTCCCTTCACCGACGCGGAGCCGGTCGGCTACGGCATGGTGTGGCGCGCGGGCGACGACACGGGTGCGATCGAGGCGTTCACCAGGACGGCCCGGGAGGTCGCGCGCGACGTGGCGCAGGGGGATCCGCGTAGTGCGGTGCCGGTGGGCGTGTGATCAGGAGTCGCCGCACGGACCGTCGCCCGGTCGGCGGCCGCCGGCTTCGAGCAGTCGGCGAAGGCGGCGGACCTCGGCGACGAGGCGGGGGACGTCTTCGCGGGCGCGTGCGATGAACCGGGCGTTCTCGTCCCAGCGTCCGTCCGCCGCATCGACGTAGCGCGGCCGCTGAACGAGGGTGGCGGCCACGATCTCACCGTGGTCGAAATCGGGCCATCGCTCGGCGTGTCCGGTGTCGGGGACGGTGCTGACGGCGACGAGGCTCATGGCGTGGTCGTCGTCGAGCTGACGCACATGCCAGGGCCCGGGGGTCGCGGTCGCGGCGATCTCCTCGATCCCGTCGAGGTCGTCGTCCGTCAGCGGGGCGGGGGCGTCCATCGAGCTGCTTCCTCTCGCGGGTCGGCGCCGGTCAGCCCTGGTCAGTGCGGGGGCCGCGGCCGCCTTTGTCGGGACGGTGCTGACGGCGACGAGACACATGGCGTGGTCGTCGTCGAGGTCGTCGTCGAAAGTCGCCGTCCGTCAACGCGGCGGAGGTGTCCTCGGGTTGGTTCCGCGCCCCGGTCACGACCGGGCCGCCTCCGCAGCCGCCTTGACGTGGCCGTTGCGGGTCCGGATCAGATGCGGCATATAGCGGTTGAGCACGGCCCACTCGGCCAGGGCGCCCAGCGGGCCGAGCGGTGCGGCGAAGTCGATCACGTCGCGCATCACGGTGCCGCCCTGCCCGTCCGGCTCGAAGTGGTGGGCGTGGTGCCACCGTTTGAAAGGCCCTGACACCTGCTCGTCGACGAAGTGTCCCGGCCGGTCGAAGGCGGTGATCCGGGACGTCATCCGCCACCGCACGCCGAAGTGCCTTGCCTCCCAGGTCACGGACTCCCCCAGCAGCATGCCGCCGGCCGCGACGCCGCCGATGACCTGCTCCCCGGACGCGGCCATCGACGCGGTGTGCACATCGACGTCCAGCGAGATGTCGAAGACGAGCTCTGGCGGCGCGGCGACACGGGTGACTACCTCGAAGCGGGTCATGCACCGACCCTACGACGCCCTCCACGCCCGCCCGTTGCCAGGGGTCGCGGGCCTCAGGTGCCTCCCGAATACGGGCGCCGGATCGGCCGATATGGCCTGTTCGGCCCGCCCCGAACGGTGCGCCGCGACGCCGGTCAGCTCCGGGGCCACCTCCGGGCGCAGGACGAGATCGTCGTCGTAGTCGCCGCCGTGCTCGTGCCGGTACGGCAGCGGGGCGGTGACGGGCAGCTCGCGGAGCCGGTCGCGCAGTTCGGCAGTGCGGGCGCGGTACCCGGCGGCGTCGAGACGGTCGGCGCCGTAGACGACGTACGGCGGGAGCGCGGCCATCCCCGTGTACCAGAAGACGCCGTGCAGCAACGGGAAGAGGACCTCGTCCACCTGCCCATGGACGCCGCGCGGCCCGAACCCGGACTCCCGCGCACCGACCGAGGTGACGACCAGGGCACGCTTCCCGGCGAGCCCGCCGTCCCCGTACCGCAGGGTCCGCCCCGCATCGTCCTGGAGCCCGAAGGCGAAGCCCTGCACGAGCACCCGGTCGAACCACCCCTTGAGGATGGCGGGCGGCCCGAACCACCACATCGGAAACTGGAACACCAGCGCGTCGGCCCAGGCGATCTTCTCCTGCTCGCCCGCGATGTCCTCGCTCAACTTCCTTGCCGCATGGGCATGTTCCTGCTCTGCGCCGACCAGCAGCCGGTCCATCGACTCCCGATGAAAGTCGTCGGCGTCCACCACGGGCTTCCACCGCATGGCGTACAGATCGGACTCGCGGACCTCGTGCCCGAGCTCACGCAACGTCTGTACGCCGTCGTCACGCAACGCCCCGTTGAGGGACCGGCCTTCGGGATGGGCGAACACCCAGAGAATCTTCATGCCATCGATCCTCCGCCGCGCCCCGGACCAACATCAGTGGCCAGACGGCCATGCACCGCAAGGATCTGGCCAGCGGCCGCTCACCTGCGCATGACCTCGGCGAGCTGCTCTTCGGTCAGGGCCGGCACGGCGACGGGACGGGCGGCGGCGGCCCGCGGTCCGTCGAGGCAGAAGGCAAGACAGCGCCGCCAGGCGTGCGGCGCCGCATCCATCGACTCCCGGATCACCTGCGCCATGGCCCAGGTCAGGGTGACCAGGTCCGCCGGTTCGAAATCATGGCGCAGCTGCCCGCTCTCGTGCGCCCGCCCGATGATCCGCTCCACATGCCGAAAGCCGCGGCGGCAGGCGTCGTTCACCTCGGTGGCCTGGGGAAACCGCTGGGCCAGCGCGTCGTTGAGACCACGGTCCTCGGCCTGCAGCGCGAAGAGCCCTTCGACGAAGCCGTCCAAGGGCGACCGCGCCGAGGCGGTGTTCAGCGCCTTCGGCTGACGCCTCCCGCGCTAGGGCCTGCCCGGCGAGGGGATGCCTTCGCGTCTCGGCGCGGCGGAACTTACGGTTTGTGGGTTACCCAGAGCAGTTCCGCCGGCCAGCGGTGTGCCCAGTCGGGTGGGTCGGTTTCGTTGTAGCCGTTGGGTGTCCCGAGTTCGGGCCGCGGCTCGATGAGGTCGTCGATGATGAGACCCGCGCCGCGCAGGACCTTGACCCAGTCGCCGTAAGTGAGCTGATAGCTGGTCGCGCCGTGGTCTTCGGCGATGGTGTTCAGCCCGAAGTAGTCCTGCTGCAGCGTCGTGGTCACGCGCCTGGCGGCTTCGTCGTAGCAAGCTTCGAACCATGGACTGGCGACGTTGAACACCAGGCGCCCGCCTCGGCCCAAGACGCGTGCGGCCTGCGGGACGGCCAGGTGCGGGGGCGCCCAGCTGAGCCCACCGAAGTCGCAGAACACCAGGTCGAAGCTGTCGGCGGCGAAGGGGAGTTGTTCGGCGGCGCCTTGCACCAGCGGGTAGCGGGCCGCTCCCATCGCGCGGGTCGCTGCGGCGAGTTGGGCTTCGGACAGGTCGAACCCGACCACGGTGGCGCCCTCGGCGGCGAGCGCCCTGGACCACTGGCCGGCGCCGCAGCCGAGTTCGAGGACGCGCTTGCCGGTGACGTCGCCCAGGGCGTGCAGGTGCGCGTCGGGGATGGAGTACATGCCCCACAGCCGGGGTGTGGCGCCGATTTGCGGGTCGTGCTCGTGCTGGTAGGCGCCGCTGATCTGGTTCCAGAGCCGCCGGTTGGCGGGGATGCTGTCCACGTGCCGACTCCAGCACTGCCTGCCGGGGGCGGTCAACACGATTAGGGCACTGGCCGGCCCTCACCTCGGTCCGACCCTAGCTCGGCCCATGATCCGCCGGACGATCCCTAGGCGTCCCGGCACTCCACATGGCCCCAGCCGTGCGCGTTCTTCGTGATCTTCTCGCCGGCCTCGTAGGGCTTCTGGCAGTGGCAGCGGCCGGGGAACTTGGCCTTGATGACGGGGGCCGAAGTCGCCTTGCCGGAGGCCGACTTGGCGGTGCGTCCGGCGGTGGCCTTGCGTGCGCGGGGCGCGGCCGTCATGCGCTCGGGGCGCGGCTGTGGGATCTCCTGCGCGCCGTGGGCGGTGCCGGCCGGCTGCTGCGAGGTGGCGGCGTCGCTGGCCGCCACGTCGGCGATCGCGTTGAGGTGGTCGCCGTCCACCTGGTGGGCCGCGACATGCCGGAACGTGACCGCGCGGCCCTGCAGGAGTGCGTCGATGCGTACGACGAGCTCCTTGTTCGCGACCGGCTTCTTCGCCGCGGTCAGCCAGCCGTTGCGCTTCCAGGAGGCGATCCACTTGGTGACCGCGTTCATCGCGTACTGGCTGTCCATCCGGACCTCCAGCGGGAGCGCGGGGTCCGTGGCCTCCAACAGCTCGGCCAGTGCGGTCAGTTCGGCCACGTTGTTCGTCGAGTGGCCGAGCGGTCCTGCCGCCCAGCGCCGCGGGGTGCCGTCGGCGTCGGCGACCACCCAGGCCCAGGCCGCGGGTCCGGGGTTCTTCTTCGCGGCTCCGTCACAGGCGGCGATGATCAAGTCAGACATTCCTCGATGATGCCAGGAGCCGTGCCGGGACTGTGGAGCAGCCCCGGCACGGCGGGCCCTGGATCGGGATCGGGCTAGATGCCGAACGGTGCGGCGTAGCGGACGGTGCCGCCGGGCAGCGGGTGCGCGGCGTCGAGGGCGAGGGCCATCATGGCCTCGTCCGGGACGTCGATGCTGATGCCGATGCCGTGGACGGAGGCACGCGAGAACCCGAACCTCGGGTAGTACGCCGGGTGCCCGAGGACGGTGACGAAGCGCTCGCCCCGGTCCTTGGCGGCCTGAAGCGCCGCACGGATGGCCGCGGACCCGGCACCGGTCTTCTGGTACCCGGGCAGCACGGCGACGGGGGCCAGGCACAGGGCCGGCGTGTCGCCGATGTGGCAGCGGGTCAGCAGCGCGTGTCCGACGGGCTTGCCGTCCCGGTCGGTGGCGACGATGGAAAGGCCGTCCAGCCAGGACGAGTCGGCACGCAGCGCGTCGACGAGGTCGGCCTCCGCGGACGTGTCGAACGCGGCGAGGACGATGTCGCGGATGGCGGGGATGTCAGCGCCGGTCTCGGCGCGCGTGATCCACTCGTCGCTCATGGTGGGCATGGTGAACATGATGGATGCGAATCCGTTTCATGGTGGGTTCGTGTGAGTGTCGCCCCGCGAGCTCACGCTCCCGGCGGGGCACATCCGGCTGAGGTCAGGCCGCGACCCGGGACGTGAGGGCGGTCCGGGCGGTGCGCATGGCAGCGGCCTTGAGCGCGGTCATCAACCCCACCTCCCGACTTCCTCAGCAATCCGGTCGAACACGAACGCCGAACACACTATCAGTCGGTCAGTAAGGGCTGTGCATCGTGAGGTAGCGGATGTCGAGGTCGGATTCCAGGTAGTCCATCCGCCGCTCCCAGAAGTCGCGCATGTGGGGCAGGTCCAGGTGCGCGTCGAGATCGCCCTGGGAGCGCCAGGCCTCGTAGAAGACGAAGACGCCCGGCTCGTCGCGGTCCTCGTGGAAGTGGTACTGCAGGCAGCCGGGCTCCTGCCGGGTCGGTTCCACGAACGAGAGCAGGAGCCGCTTCAGCTCCGCGGCGCGTTCGGGCTTGGGGCGAGCGATGCCGACGAGCGTGAAGGGCTGAGTCATGAAGGTTCTCTCCTCGATGAATACGCACATGGATACGTCGATGGCGCTAGGTACGGCGAAATTCGTACCTGCCGGACGCTAGCGACCCCGAAGGTATGATGCAAGTCGTACCTACGGGGCCGCGCCCACCGAAAGGAACCCGGATGCCCGACGACGAAGGTCACCCGACCGTCGAGGAGATGGAGCTCGGCCCGGTGCTCGCCGCGCTGGCGGACCCGCTGCGCCGCCGCGTGGTGCGCGAGCTGGCAGCCGCGCCCGACGGCACGGCGCGGACGTGCAGTTCCTTCGAACTGCCGGTCTCCAAGGCGACGGTCACGCACCATTTCCGCGCGCTGCGCGAGGCAGGCCTTGTCCAGCAGGTCTCACGGGGCAACAGCCGGATGGCCACCCTGCGCAGGGCCGACGTCGAGCAGCGGTTTCCGGGACTCCTCGCCATCGTGGCGGCCGAGCGGGAGAACGCTGCCGGCCGGGGTGAATAGCACGGCCCGGCCTCAAGCGTCCTTGGGGCTTCGCACCTGGATCAGGCCGTGCGTCCCGCTCGTACGCCATGCCTGGCCGTGCTCGGCGGTCAGCGCGGCCTCGGTCCGCGCGTCGAGGCCGACGATCACGTCGGACTTCAGTGTCCGCAGCGCGGCCACCGGGCCGGGGAAGTACGCCGTGGGTTCCGCGAACGGCGTGCTCGCGGGCCACAGCCGGTCACCGACCAGGCGCCGGTAGTTCAAGTCGCCCTTCACCAGCGTCAGGGTGGCGTCGGCGAACTCCTGGCGCAGGTCGTCGGGCATCTCCGCGTACGGCAGCGGGGCGCAGGAGAAGGTGTGGGCGCGGACGGTGAGCCGGCCGCTGCCCATCGCCGCCCACAGGCGCCTGCCGACCTCGGACGCCGCGCCGGGCGCAGCGGTCAGGTGGCCCACACAGTCGATCACGTCGGCTGTGGTCGCGTCGGAGACGTAGTACGGGTACGGCTTGACGTGCAGGACGGCCCGCTCGATCCGCTGCCGGTTCAGGAGGTGGTCGATGAGGATGAGGTCGGGCAGCAGCTCACGCCCGGCGTTGTCCGCGACCAGGCACAGCGCGCCACGGCCGCCTTCGGGCAGCAGGGACCACAGCAGCTCGGACTGGTCGGCCACGAGCCCCGAGTCGACGGCATCGGCCGCGTCGCCCTCCGTACCGATGCGGAACCCCAGATCGGCGCGATTGCCCCACAGGGCGCTGAGGAGCAGGGCCTGGTCCTCGGCTTCGGGAGCCGCCGGGTCCACCGGCCGGTCGAGCGCGGCGAGTTCCTCCGCGGCCTCCACGGTCTGGAGTTCCGCCTGCTTGAACGGGCGGAAGGGATCGATCCCTTGCCAGGGGCCGGCCTCGAAGTACCCGACCGCTTCGAGGAGTTGGCGATAGAAGTAACTCTCCGCCCAGAGAAAGGGCACATCGAACCACGAGCGGCCGAAGTGGCCGCTCCCCCACCCCTCCCACAGCTCCCGGTCATGCGCGCCGGGCCCGAGGGGTTCGATGACGCCGTCCGTCGCCTGCGCAAGGAGGGCGTCAAGGGCGCGGTGCTGCTCGGGCCCATAGGGAAAGGCGTCCCGCACCTTCTTGATCAGCGCCGGATGCCGCTCCGCGAGCACCCGCCACGCGAAGGAGCCCGGTTCATTGCTCAGGATGACGGGCGCCTCGACTGGTTCCGGCATGGTTCGCTGATCCTTCCCGTCGGTCGTACGCGGACGCGGCGCCGCGGACGCCCAACGTCTCATGTGCGCGGCGCCGCGCGGACAATCAGCGCCATGAGCGAGTACGCAGTCGAGGTACAGCCCGTCGTACGCCGGAAGGCCATGAGCCTTGGAGGGTTCGGTGAGGCGTGGCTCCGCCGGCTTCCCGGGCTCGTGGAGGACTTGGCGCGGCGGTGGTCGATCAGCGTGGGCCCTCCACTGGCCGGGGGAACGTCCTCGTACGTGGCCCACGCGCGCACCCATGACGGCCGGGACGCGGTGCTCAAACTCGCCCTGCCGGAGGGCGACTTCGCTAGCCAAGTGCGCACCCTTCGGCTCGCGGAAGGACAGGGGTACGCGGAACTGCTCGCCCACGACGTCGAATGTCACGCGATGCTCCTGGAAGCCCTCGGGCCGCCGATGGACCGGCTCGGGCTCCCGCCCCGGCAGCAGATGGAGACGCTGTGCGCCTTGCTGCGGCGGGCCTGGCGTGTGCCTCGCGCGGAGGGGCTGACGGTGGATCCCGCGCTGGAGAAGGCGCGGGCGCTTGGCGAGCTGGTCGGGCGGCTCTGGGAGAGCCTTGGCCGGCCGTGTTCGGAGCGTGTCGTGGCGCGGGCGCTGGAGTTCGCCGAGCGGAAGGCCGCCGCGTTCGACCCCGACCGCTGCGTCGTCGTCCACGGCGACCCGCACGCGGGGAACGCGCTGCGCACCCTCGCTCCCCGGGCCGGGTCGGAGCAGGGCTTCGTCTTCGTGGACCCCGACGGGTCCCTCGCCGACCCCGCCTACGACCTCGGGGTGGTGCTGCGCGACTGGTGCCCGGAGCTGCTGGCAGGCGATGCCGCCGCCCTGGCCCGTTCGTACTGCGCGCTGCTCGCTGCCCGGAGCGGGGTGGCGGCGACGGCGATCTGGGAGTGGGGTTTCCTCGAGCGGGTGTCCACCGGGCTCTACGTCCTCGACTTCGGCGCCGAGGAACTCGGCAGGCCGTATCTCGACACGGCGGAGCTGCTGGCCTGACGTGCGGCGCACGCCCGCCGGTGCGAGGGGACGTCGTACCGCGCGTGACGTCAAGTGCGCCGCGCCAGCAGGTCGTCCAGTTCGGCCGCGAAGAGCAGGGCGGGGTCGAAGCCCATCCCGGCGAAGTGGCCCGCGAGTTCCAGGGACAGGACGCCGTGCAGCCGGGTCCAGAAGGACAGCGCCCGGTGGAGGGTCGCGGGCGGTGCGGGGTGGCCGCCTGCCCAGTCCCGGTGGTCTTCCAGGTGGGTGCCGAACGGCGTCGCGGGGCCGTCCGGGGCGAGCTCCGCGCAGGCGTCGAGCAGGGTGGCCATGATCTCGGAGGAGATGCCGGTGATGTCCTCGGGCGCGTGATAGCCGGGGACGGGGGTGCCGTAGATGAGGAAGTACCGGTTGGGGTCCTCAAGTGCCCAGTCCCGCAAGGCGTGTGCAAGGCCGGCCAGGTCGGCACCGTCCGCCGCGGCCGCGTGGACGGTGTCGGCGAGGCTTCGGTACGCGTCCCGGATGAGTTCGGTGATCAGCTCGTCGCGGCCGGCGAAGTAGCGGTACAGGGCGGGTCCGCTCATGCCCATCTGCTTGGCGATCGCATTGAGGGAGAGCGCGGACGCCCCCGCCGCGGCGATCTGCTCCCACGCGCGCTCCTTGACCTCGGCCCGCACCTGGGTGCGGTAGCGCTCGCGCGGGGTCTGCGCGTCCGTCTTCGCCATGGTCTGCCACCTTCCCCGCCCATTTGGCTACAGCTTCAAGATTTAGTTAGAGATTATCACGCAAACCGTTGACGGCCTGGCCCGTGACGAGTTACAACTTCTAACGACCACGTGAAGCTGTAACGCCACGGATGAGGAGAACGTCATGGCAACCACGGTCGAGTCACGCCCCACCCGCGCAGTCCGGCGCGTTCCGCTGCCGGTGACCGTCTCCGCCTGGGCGGTCCCCGTCATGGTGGTCGGTCAGTTCGCCCTGGTCGCAGGCGTCCCGGTCGTGATCGCGGTGGCCGGCGCGCTCCGCCGCGTCCCCGACCGGGCAGTGCGGCGGGCGGCCACGCCGGTCGCCGTCGCCTTCGCGATCCCGCTCGCCGTATGGCTGACGCGGCCCTCCGCGGGAAGTGCCGCGAGGGTGCCGTCGCTCGTCTGCGGCTGTGTCGTGGCTGGCCGCGCAGTTCCCCGCGCCCCTTCGGGGCACACCCGAACCGCACCGGACTTCGCCATAGCCGCTTAGCAACCAGCAACCAGCAACCAGCAAGGAGACCTCCATGTCCCGGATCCGCAGCACCAGCATCCGCGCCGCCCTGTTCACCGTCCCGCTCGCCGTCGCCGGTGTCCTCGGCACCGCCGCCGTGCCCGCCGGAGCCACCCCGCACCCCGGCAAGTCGCTCACCTGCCGCGGAGAGGGCGTCGATCCCAAGGCCGACGTCCGGTACCGGACCGAGAAGGTGATTCACGCGCCGCTGAGCACCATCTGGAAGCTGCAGACCGATGTGGAGCGCTGGCCGTCCTGGCAGGCCCCGGTCACGTCCGTGGAACGCCTCGATCACGGCCCCCTGCGGAAGGGCTCGGCGTTCCGGTGGACGACCCCGATACCGCCCAACCCCGCGACTCCCGCCACCAGTCTGGACATCACCTCGACCGTCGAGCAGCTCAAGCGCGGCTCCTGCATCCACTGGACCGGCCCCGGGATCGCCGAGGGACTGCGCATCGACGGTGTTCACGTATGGACCTTCACGAAGGTCGAGGGCGGTGTCCTCGTACGCACCGAAGAGACCCACACCGGGGACCAGGTCGAGGCGGACGTCCCCGCCGCGACCGAGATCCTCCGCCAGGGTCTCGAAGGCTGGCTCGGCGACTTGAAGACCACCGCCGAGGCCCGCACCGGTCACCGGCAGCGCTGAACCGCGCCGGTCGCGACAGCCGCTCTAGTCGCAGTACTTGTCCCGCCCCGGCCGCTCCCCCGTCGCCAGGTAGTGGGAGACGGTCCGGTCGCCGCACGCGTTGCCGTTGGCGAGGTAGGCGTCATGGCCGGTGGAGTCGACGGTCACCATGGTGGCGCGCTCGCCGAGGGCGGCGCGGAGTTTCAGGGCGCCGCCGAGCGGGGTGGCCGGGTCGCGTTCGTTCTGAACGAGCAGGATGTTGGAGGGGCCGGTGTCGGTGATCCGGACCGGCGCCTCCTTCGGCCGGTAGGGCCAGGCCGCGCACAGCATCGCATTGCGCGGCATCCCGGCGGTCAGCGGGAACTTGGCACGGCTTTCCGCAACTCCCTTCTCGTACGCGGCCGTTGACCTCGGCCACTCGATGTCGTTGCACAGGGTCGCGGCGCCGACCGAGACGACGTTCTGCAGCACTTCCTCGGGCGGTGCCGGGGGCGCGGGCGGCACGGTGCCCTTGCGTGCGGCGATGATCAGCTTGGCGAGGTCGGGGAAGTCGTCGGGGTCGTAGAGCGCGCTGAGCAAGGTCTGGCGCAGTGCGTTGCCATTGAGCTTCTCGGGGTTGGCGCCGGGCCAGGGGATCGGCTCGCGGTCGAGCTGCGCGGCAAGGCGCAGGAACATGGGGCGCACCTCGGCCGCCGTCCGGGCCAGGCGGTCCGGATTGCCGGGCGCCGCCGCCCACTTGGCGAACTCGGGGAAGGTGTCCTCGACCCCGGCCTCGTGCGCCGCGACCCAACCGCGGGAGACCCGCGTGTGATCGGGGTCGTCGTTGCTGTCGAGCACGACGCGGTCCGTGCGGTGCGGGAAGAGCTGGCCGTAGACGGCGCCGACGTACGTTCCGTAGGAGACGCCCCACGCGGAGATCTTCCGCTCGCCGAGCGCCGCCCGGATGCGGTCGAGGTCGCGGGCCTCGTTGGCGGTGCTGATGTGCCGGATGAGATCGCCGCCGTTGCGCTCGCAGGCGTCCGACATGCGCCGCGCGGCGGTCATGTTCTCCGTGATGGACCCGTCGGCGCCCGGCCAGGGGCGCAGTCTCGATGTCGCGAGGTCGCCGTGTTCGAAGCCGCAGCTGACCGGGGTGGAGCGGCCGAGCCCACGGGGATCGAGGCCGATCAGGTCGTACGCGTCCCGCACGTCCTGCGGCAGCTTCTGCCCCTTGCCCGAGGGGTTGTCGATGCCCGATCCACCGGGCCCGCCGGGGATCAGGAACAGGGCTCCGCGGCGCGCCTCCGGCTTCTCACTGGGGATCCGCGAGACGGCGATGTCGATCTTCTTGCCGTCGGGGTCGGAGTAGTCCATGGGGACCTCGACGGTCGCGCACTCCTGGCGCGGGTCGAGGCGGCTCCCCTCGCACTTCTTCCAGTCAAGAGGTGTGCGAGCAACGGCAGTTGAGGCTGTCGCGGTCAGCGGCGCGGTGAGGCTGAGGACGGCGGCCGATGCGGCGAGCAGGGCGGCGTTTCGCGTTGACTTCTTCATGGGCAACAGCCTTGTCGTCACTCCCCTGGCGCCACATCCTCCTGACTGGCCGTCGCGCGTCAGGGTTTGCCCCGGTGGCACCCCTAGGAGGTGTCTCTTGGGCCGCGTGGGATTCTGCCGGGATGGATACATTCACGGCCCGGCTGGACAGCGCATGGGAGTGGTGGGCGGCCGCCATCGAGGAAGCGCAGGAGGGGCGCTGGGTTCGTGATGCCGTGGAGCGGCAGGTGGTGGCGGACATCATGGCCGCGACCAATGCCCTGCACGGAGGTCGGCCGGCGCCGTTCACCGAGGACTCGTGGCACGTACGCATTGGGCGGATCGCCAATTGGGCCGGGGTGCTCCGGCTTGCCGCCCGGGCAGGGGGGTGGGAACTCGAACCCGTCGTCGGGCGCAGTCCGAAGGGCCCTGCGGGTATGGCCGCGCTGCTGTCCGGCATCTATGCGATCGGCGGGCAGGGCGAGAAATGGATGACGCAGCTTCTTCGAGAGCGTCGGATACCACCGGAGAAGGAGATCGCCCAGGCCGAGGGTTTCCTGACCGGGCCGGGGTCCATGGAGGATCTCGAACTGTTCTTCTGCGACAGCTGATCGTCATCCCTGCTCGGTCGGCACCGCGCCCAGATGAGGACGGCGGCGAGGTGGAGTGCGGCCTGGGGGGGCGACGGCCCGCTCATCCGCCTGCGCGGGACGCCTGCGCGGGACGCATACGCGCGGTCCGCCAGGACGGCATCCGTGTTCCGTGAAGCGGGCCTGGTCGTCGGCCTTCCCTGCCCGCTTCGCGGAACACGGATACCTCCCATCACGGCCTCGAACGCCGGTGCATCGCCCGCCTGACGGCAGGCCCCGCCAGGGCGAGCATGTGCGGTACTTCCAACGGCCTGGGGGCACTACCGTCGGCTCCATGACCGGCCCAG includes:
- a CDS encoding LysR family transcriptional regulator — protein: MERDELECFLLLADELHFGRTADRMRLSRARVSQLIQRLERRVGAPLFIRTSRRVALTSLGRQLRADLEPHHRAIAAALERAAATARGIESVLHVGFSNPLTGEIVMKATEALRASHPGLAVEICEVPLSDPYGQLRNGEFDVQLTEFPVEEADLGAGPALLAEERVLAIAAGHPLAGRDAVSPEDLADVTLLTIAGDVPEYWLEHHVPSHTPLGRPIARGPGVTNMQEALMLAAAGKGALLAPAHTGTYYARPGVAYVPFTDAEPVGYGMVWRAGDDTGAIEAFTRTAREVARDVAQGDPRSAVPVGV
- a CDS encoding SRPBCC family protein, whose product is MTRFEVVTRVAAPPELVFDISLDVDVHTASMAASGEQVIGGVAAGGMLLGESVTWEARHFGVRWRMTSRITAFDRPGHFVDEQVSGPFKRWHHAHHFEPDGQGGTVMRDVIDFAAPLGPLGALAEWAVLNRYMPHLIRTRNGHVKAAAEAARS
- a CDS encoding NAD(P)H-dependent oxidoreductase gives rise to the protein MKILWVFAHPEGRSLNGALRDDGVQTLRELGHEVRESDLYAMRWKPVVDADDFHRESMDRLLVGAEQEHAHAARKLSEDIAGEQEKIAWADALVFQFPMWWFGPPAILKGWFDRVLVQGFAFGLQDDAGRTLRYGDGGLAGKRALVVTSVGARESGFGPRGVHGQVDEVLFPLLHGVFWYTGMAALPPYVVYGADRLDAAGYRARTAELRDRLRELPVTAPLPYRHEHGGDYDDDLVLRPEVAPELTGVAAHRSGRAEQAISADPAPVFGRHLRPATPGNGRAWRAS
- a CDS encoding class I SAM-dependent methyltransferase, which encodes MDSIPANRRLWNQISGAYQHEHDPQIGATPRLWGMYSIPDAHLHALGDVTGKRVLELGCGAGQWSRALAAEGATVVGFDLSEAQLAAATRAMGAARYPLVQGAAEQLPFAADSFDLVFCDFGGLSWAPPHLAVPQAARVLGRGGRLVFNVASPWFEACYDEAARRVTTTLQQDYFGLNTIAEDHGATSYQLTYGDWVKVLRGAGLIIDDLIEPRPELGTPNGYNETDPPDWAHRWPAELLWVTHKP
- a CDS encoding ribonuclease H, whose protein sequence is MSDLIIAACDGAAKKNPGPAAWAWVVADADGTPRRWAAGPLGHSTNNVAELTALAELLEATDPALPLEVRMDSQYAMNAVTKWIASWKRNGWLTAAKKPVANKELVVRIDALLQGRAVTFRHVAAHQVDGDHLNAIADVAASDAATSQQPAGTAHGAQEIPQPRPERMTAAPRARKATAGRTAKSASGKATSAPVIKAKFPGRCHCQKPYEAGEKITKNAHGWGHVECRDA
- a CDS encoding GNAT family N-acetyltransferase, translated to MSDEWITRAETGADIPAIRDIVLAAFDTSAEADLVDALRADSSWLDGLSIVATDRDGKPVGHALLTRCHIGDTPALCLAPVAVLPGYQKTGAGSAAIRAALQAAKDRGERFVTVLGHPAYYPRFGFSRASVHGIGISIDVPDEAMMALALDAAHPLPGGTVRYAAPFGI
- a CDS encoding putative quinol monooxygenase, with protein sequence MTQPFTLVGIARPKPERAAELKRLLLSFVEPTRQEPGCLQYHFHEDRDEPGVFVFYEAWRSQGDLDAHLDLPHMRDFWERRMDYLESDLDIRYLTMHSPY
- a CDS encoding helix-turn-helix transcriptional regulator, which encodes MPDDEGHPTVEEMELGPVLAALADPLRRRVVRELAAAPDGTARTCSSFELPVSKATVTHHFRALREAGLVQQVSRGNSRMATLRRADVEQRFPGLLAIVAAERENAAGRGE
- a CDS encoding damage-control phosphatase ARMT1 family protein, producing the protein MPEPVEAPVILSNEPGSFAWRVLAERHPALIKKVRDAFPYGPEQHRALDALLAQATDGVIEPLGPGAHDRELWEGWGSGHFGRSWFDVPFLWAESYFYRQLLEAVGYFEAGPWQGIDPFRPFKQAELQTVEAAEELAALDRPVDPAAPEAEDQALLLSALWGNRADLGFRIGTEGDAADAVDSGLVADQSELLWSLLPEGGRGALCLVADNAGRELLPDLILIDHLLNRQRIERAVLHVKPYPYYVSDATTADVIDCVGHLTAAPGAASEVGRRLWAAMGSGRLTVRAHTFSCAPLPYAEMPDDLRQEFADATLTLVKGDLNYRRLVGDRLWPASTPFAEPTAYFPGPVAALRTLKSDVIVGLDARTEAALTAEHGQAWRTSGTHGLIQVRSPKDA
- a CDS encoding aminoglycoside phosphotransferase family protein, translated to MSEYAVEVQPVVRRKAMSLGGFGEAWLRRLPGLVEDLARRWSISVGPPLAGGTSSYVAHARTHDGRDAVLKLALPEGDFASQVRTLRLAEGQGYAELLAHDVECHAMLLEALGPPMDRLGLPPRQQMETLCALLRRAWRVPRAEGLTVDPALEKARALGELVGRLWESLGRPCSERVVARALEFAERKAAAFDPDRCVVVHGDPHAGNALRTLAPRAGSEQGFVFVDPDGSLADPAYDLGVVLRDWCPELLAGDAAALARSYCALLAARSGVAATAIWEWGFLERVSTGLYVLDFGAEELGRPYLDTAELLA
- a CDS encoding TetR/AcrR family transcriptional regulator; amino-acid sequence: MAKTDAQTPRERYRTQVRAEVKERAWEQIAAAGASALSLNAIAKQMGMSGPALYRYFAGRDELITELIRDAYRSLADTVHAAAADGADLAGLAHALRDWALEDPNRYFLIYGTPVPGYHAPEDITGISSEIMATLLDACAELAPDGPATPFGTHLEDHRDWAGGHPAPPATLHRALSFWTRLHGVLSLELAGHFAGMGFDPALLFAAELDDLLARRT